A window from Leptothermofonsia sichuanensis E412 encodes these proteins:
- a CDS encoding Cof-type HAD-IIB family hydrolase: MNSKPSPSYSAGLSSRNIQLLVLDIDGTIAGVDNQVREPVKQAVQAVQAKGIQVAIATGRMYQSALRFHHEIGATLPLMTYQGALVKDPATNTVHRHWTVPRHLASELLDYFEQPEWRAALSVHFYINDQLYVREITSATEEYVSRSTVKPIPVGDLRNTLDTEPTKVLALTDDPVMINNLLKSLRQRYTPAELYLTTSVATFFEATHPKVNKGTAVSYLAEEHLGIQAENVMAIGDNFNDLEMIEYAGIGVAMGNAPSEVQSRADWVAPSVEYDGAAVAIAEFLL, encoded by the coding sequence ATGAATTCCAAGCCTTCTCCTTCCTATTCTGCCGGGTTGTCCTCCCGGAATATTCAATTGCTGGTGCTGGATATTGACGGGACAATTGCAGGCGTTGATAACCAGGTTAGAGAACCAGTCAAACAGGCTGTTCAGGCTGTTCAGGCAAAGGGAATTCAGGTCGCGATCGCAACCGGGCGCATGTACCAGTCTGCCCTGCGATTTCACCACGAAATTGGTGCTACCCTGCCACTGATGACCTACCAGGGAGCACTTGTCAAAGACCCGGCAACCAACACGGTGCATCGACATTGGACTGTGCCCCGGCATCTGGCGTCAGAATTGTTGGATTATTTTGAGCAACCAGAGTGGCGAGCTGCGCTCTCTGTTCATTTTTACATCAATGATCAGTTGTATGTGCGGGAAATAACCTCAGCAACCGAAGAGTACGTTTCTCGCTCAACCGTCAAACCAATTCCAGTTGGCGATCTACGGAATACTCTGGATACTGAACCGACTAAAGTGCTGGCACTGACCGATGATCCGGTTATGATCAACAACTTGTTGAAGAGTTTGCGGCAGCGCTATACCCCTGCCGAACTTTATCTCACAACCTCTGTTGCCACTTTCTTTGAAGCCACCCACCCTAAGGTAAACAAGGGAACTGCCGTCAGTTACCTGGCGGAAGAACATCTGGGAATCCAGGCAGAAAACGTGATGGCAATTGGAGACAACTTTAATGACTTAGAGATGATTGAATATGCGGGCATTGGAGTGGCGATGGGCAACGCCCCGTCAGAAGTCCAATCGAGAGCAGATTGGGTCGCCCCCAGTGTTGAGTACGATGGGGCAGCCGTTGCGATCGCAGAGTTCCTCCTGTGA
- a CDS encoding DALR anticodon-binding domain-containing protein translates to MLQIRLSQSLCLQGDFGKASYISRRISTDGGLQDFRLIPAEIPFKRVRDASRILYSTAIAHKLAARSSLTPAQITGYILNSVSNNTLKLQDIGAFVSLSETASKTLLEPLLQDGTFQATHSGLIQVELSDRAIAGWLNWIIHQWGAGQLWEKGEGWQVNIARMDRRHGERTERWKNCEAETFAMQQTYARCCSLLQMAHREGVITLSQPDAAPALWQFMVPAWIPWLDGNIQLRLSHPSERSLIGQFFKVLDATGDGSSQRSWNDCFCLAQQVCQGFQAFHRDRPIWHNIIEQSFDLAHAQFGLVMVTQRVLYHLLNQLMNISTPSEL, encoded by the coding sequence ATGTTACAAATTAGACTATCGCAGTCACTCTGTCTACAGGGGGATTTTGGAAAAGCATCTTATATTTCTCGTCGCATTTCTACAGATGGTGGGCTTCAGGATTTCCGATTAATCCCCGCAGAGATTCCGTTCAAGCGTGTTAGAGATGCCAGTCGGATTCTCTACTCAACGGCGATCGCCCACAAACTGGCAGCACGGTCTTCCCTGACACCAGCCCAAATTACGGGTTACATTCTTAATTCAGTATCAAATAATACACTCAAACTCCAGGATATTGGCGCCTTCGTTTCTCTTTCCGAAACAGCATCCAAAACTCTATTAGAACCCTTACTTCAGGATGGAACTTTTCAGGCAACCCATTCCGGGTTGATCCAGGTTGAATTGAGCGATCGGGCGATCGCAGGGTGGCTGAATTGGATCATTCATCAATGGGGAGCAGGGCAGTTGTGGGAAAAAGGGGAAGGATGGCAGGTCAACATAGCCCGGATGGATAGGCGGCATGGTGAACGTACGGAAAGGTGGAAAAACTGCGAAGCAGAAACGTTTGCCATGCAACAGACCTATGCCCGGTGCTGCTCACTTTTACAGATGGCCCATCGGGAAGGCGTTATTACCCTGAGTCAGCCAGATGCGGCTCCGGCCTTGTGGCAGTTTATGGTTCCAGCCTGGATTCCGTGGCTGGATGGAAACATTCAATTGCGGTTGAGCCATCCATCAGAACGCTCTCTAATTGGGCAGTTCTTCAAAGTCCTCGATGCAACTGGTGACGGGTCATCCCAGCGCTCCTGGAATGATTGTTTTTGCCTGGCACAGCAGGTCTGCCAGGGTTTTCAGGCATTTCATCGCGATCGCCCCATCTGGCATAACATCATCGAGCAATCGTTTGATCTGGCACATGCCCAATTTGGATTAGTTATGGTAACTCAGCGAGTCCTTTACCACCTGCTCAATCAGCTTATGAATATAAGCACGCCATCAGAGCTATAG